In a genomic window of Trichoderma atroviride chromosome 4, complete sequence:
- a CDS encoding uncharacterized protein (EggNog:ENOG41) yields MVKERTPRTAAASSDGKKREQSPDSDTDITVLMGDWSSRNGNAQADTSGGFASATEHPTFGHPTKMMSSRKQKADIFIRQKTRPEHHLDSNRVSGPRAPAYEPRHAPPPPMFSSIGPGPTSTSTPIPHQPRLKDETFYTDPAKANQDLKALLEGGMEGDDDEGVEADEAQQPQLRGEDKKAKDSSVPKDPKTIAKDGNVDGLKVPLLPHQVEGVNWMRGRELGPVKKGTVPKGGLLADDMGLGKTLQSISLILLNQKPRKDEDGWHKSFQKVDKTTLVVAPLALIRQWESEISEKVATTHGLNVLVHHGPQRTKNSEDLKVYDVVITTYQILVSEHGKFLDGVKGGCFGLHWWRVILDEAHTIKNRNAKATKACCALQSEYRWCLSGTPMQNNLEELQSLINFLRIKPYSDLRAWKDHIELPLKGGKGHIALGRLHSFLRCFMKRRTKEILKQDGALVPGGVPSADGAATVNGFRHTNRKVVTVAAELSPAERRFYQRLEARADRSITKMMKEKISYANAFTLLLRLRQACNHPKLLEGKLGADKDALSTGYSSPKQQDADVDSVADLLSGMGISTKECSICGRPVEKKQRDAGNDNCAECASDLAFFYGETKPEKGETKKATKIVSSGSKMKEPKVKEPKVREPKVREPKVKEPKVKEPKQSVKNKKEEEDDDAETIPRTRRPRNRNAVVDSDDEDEEPKQTSRRRRNRNAIIDSEDEDEEADGSWLVSEDERGALRLGKAGGEEDENAEGGGDSIGSEDSEDSEEDDDDESNLDSFVVDDSIARKEKGYKSVDDDSDDDSLLSVSEITKNLAAQTLKDKKPKKSKAVVSASGGSESETDSEDDDDDAEESEEEELDSEEEESDSEEEEEDSEEEESDSEESDSHGSSAYDPSPPSDKHSILSSAKIRELTRLLRAEAHEHKFIVFSQFTSMLDLVEPFLRKEQLRFTRYDGSMKNDEREESLRKLREDKKTRVLLCSLKCGSLGLNLTAATRVIIIEPFWNPFVEEQAIDRVHRLTQTIDVVVYKLTVTHTVEDGILALQEKKRLLAEQTIEGSSRKGALKLGINEIIDLFKPIHGREDNNPHVGAANDEEVEAERRRARDSTGMMRMARQKKVQRPEDSAYGRRW; encoded by the exons ATGGTCAAAGAAAGAACGCCGCGGACTGCGGCTGCCAGTAGCGACGGCAAAAAGCGAGAGCAGTCGCCTGATAGCGACACCGACATCACCGTCTTGATGGGCGACTGGTCCTCTCGCAATGGCAATGCGCAAGCCGACACCAGCGGCGGATTTGCGTCTGCAACGGAACATCCCACTTTTGGGCACCCGACCAAGATGATGTCCTCTCGTAAGCAGAAAGCCGACATCTTCATCCGTCAGAAGACCCGTCCGGAGCATCATCTCGACAGCAACCGGGTGTCTGGGCCCAGAGCGCCAGCCTACGAGCCTCGCCATGCTCCTCCCCCGCCCATGTTCTCTTCGATCGGACCGGGACCGACATCGACATCGACGCCAATACCTCATCAACCGCGTCTTAAAGACGAGACATTCTATACAGATCCTGCCAAAGCTAACCAGGATCTAAAGGCCTTGCTGGAGGGAGGCATGGagggcgatgacgatgaaggaGTGGAAGCCGACGAAGCGCAACAGCCACAACTACGaggagaagacaagaaagcCAAAGATAGCTCGGTGCCAAAAGATCCCAAAACTATTGCCAAAGACGGCAATGTGGATGGCCTCAAGGTGCCACTGCTTCCTCACCAAGTTGAAGGCGTGAACTGGATGCGAGGCCGTGAACTTGGGCCGGTCAAGAAGGGCACCGTCCCCAAGGGCGGGCTGCTTGCTGATGACATGGGACTGGGAAAGACGCTACAGTCGATTTCACTCATTCTCCTCAACCAAAAACCAAggaaagacgaagatggctgGCATAAATCGTTCCAAAAAGTTGACAAGACGACTCTTGTTGTTGCCCCTCTAGCACTCATCAGGCAATGGGAATCGGAAATCAGCGAGAAGGTAGCCACAACACACGGGTTGAACGTTCTCGTGCACCATGGACCTCAGCGGACAAAGAATTCTGAAGATCTCAAGGTCTATGATGTTGTCATTACTACTTACCAGATTCTCGTCTCTGAACATGGTAAATTCCTGGATGGTGTCAAGGGAGGCTGCTTTGGGCTTCATTGGTGGCGAGTTATCCTGGATGAGGCACACACTATCAAGAACCGCAATGCAAAAGCCACCAAGGCTTGCTGCGCACTACAATCCGAATACCGTTGGTGCCTTTCAGGTACGCCGATGCAGAATAACCTCGAGGAGCTGCAATCTCTCATCAATTTTCTTCGCATCAAGCCCTACAGTGATCTTCGAGCGTGGAAAGATCATATCGAACTTCCCCTCAAGGGCGGAAAAGGTCATATTGCGCTCGGTAGGCTTCACAGCTTTCTTCGCTGTTTCATGAAGAGGCGGACAAAAGAAATCTTGAAACAGGATGGCGCACTCGTTCCTGGTGGAGTGCCGTCTGCTGATGGCGCAGCCACTGTTAATGGGTTCAGACACACAAACCGCAAGGTAGTCACTGTTGCTGCCGAGCTGTCTCCCGCGGAACGCAGATTTTATCAAAGATTGGAAGCTCGCGCCGACCGAAGCATaaccaagatgatgaaggagaagataaGCTACGCTAATGCCTTTACACTGCTGCTACGTCTAAGGCAAGCGTGCAATCACCCAAAGCTTCTTGAAGGCAAGCTAGGAGCGGACAAGGACGCCTTATCCACGGGCTATTCAAGTCCAAAACAGCAAGATGCGGATGTTGACTCGGTGGCCGATTTGCTGTCAGGTATGGGGATAAGTACTAAAGAATGCAGCATTTGTGGCCGGCCGGTGGAGAAGAAACAGCGGGATGCTGGGAATGACAACTGTGCCGAGTGTGCTTCGGATCTAGCGTTCTTTTATGGAGAGACGAAGCCGGAGAAAGGGGAGACCAAGAAGGCTACAAAGATTGTATCTTCCGGATCGAAGATGAAAGAACCCAAGGTGAAAGAACCCAAAGTGAGAGAACCTAAGGTGAGGGAGCCTAAGGTAAAAGAGCCCAAGGTAAAAGAGCCGAAGCAGAGTGtaaagaacaaaaaggaggaagaagatgacgatgcagAGACTATACCAAGAACACGGAGGCCACGAAATCGCAATGCTGTGGTTgacagcgacgatgaagatgaagagccaaAGCAAActtctcgccgccgtcgaaACCGCAATGCTATTATCGACagtgaagacgaagacgaagaagctgatggcagCTGGCTTGTCTCGGAAGACGAGCGAGGCGCTTTACGACTAGGCAAGGCTggcggagaggaagatgaaaatgcaGAAGGTGGAGGGGACTCGATAGGATCAGAGGACTCTGAAGattctgaagaagatgacgacgatgagagCAATCTCGACAGCTTTGTGGTGGATGACTCCATCGCCAGAAAGGAGAAAGGGTACAAGTCTGTGGATGACGATTCAGATGACGACTCACTTTTATCTGTTTCCGAAATCACCAAAAATCTGGCTGCTCAGACGCTTAAAGATAAGAAACCCAAGAAATCAAAGGCCGTCGTTTCTGCCTCCGGTGGTTCTGAATCCGAGACTGATtcagaagacgacgacgacgacgcagaAGAAtctgaggaagaagaattagactctgaagaggaagaatccgactctgaagaagaagaagaagactctgaagaggaagaatcaGACTCTGAAGAATCCGACTCTCATGGTTCGTCCGCGTACGACCCTTCGCCACCAAGCGACAAGCACAGCATTCTTTCCTCCGCCAAGATCCGCGAGCTCACCAGGCTGCTACGCGCAGAGGCCCACGAGCACAAGTTTATCGTCTTCTCGCAGTTTACTTCCATGCTGGACCTGGTCGAGCCGTTCCTTCGTAAGGAACAGCTGCGCTTCACACGCTATGACGGTAGCATGAAGAACGATGAGCGGGAAGAAAGCTTGCGAAAACTGCGcgaggacaagaagacgagagtGCTTCTGTGTAGCTTGAAGTGTGGTAGCTTGGGCTTGAACTTGACTGCTGCGACGAGGGTTATTATTATCGAGCCATTTTGGAATCCC TTTGTCGAAGAGCAGGCCATTGACCGTGTCCACCGTCTCACGCAAACCATTGACGTCGTCGTCTACAAGCTCACCGTCACTCACACCGTCGAAGACGGTatcctcgccctccaagagaagaagcgcctcCTCGCCGAGCAGACCATCGAAGGCAGCTCCAGGAAGGGCGCGCTCAAGCTGGGCATCAACGAAATCATTGATCTGTTCAAGCCCATCCACGGCCGGGAAGACAACAATCCCCATGTCGGCGCTGCCAACGATGAGGAGGTGGAGGCTGAGCGCAGGAGAGCCCGGGATTCGACggggatgatgaggatggcgaggcagaagaaggtGCAGAGACCGGAAGATAGTGCGTATGGGCGACGGTGGTAG
- a CDS encoding uncharacterized protein (EggNog:ENOG41~BUSCO:EOG092D4HWC): MANVEEIAKQFVNGFFTGMSTNIAGLAAVYTPQSVLTFESQKFEGANAILEKLTSLPFKMSGHQLSTLDAQLADNDLLILVTGKLKVDEDENLINFVQNFKVSVSQGPGGEITGFLVKNDIFKLVY; encoded by the exons ATGGCCA ACGTCGAGGAAATCGCCA AGCAGTTtgtcaatggcttctttACGGGCATGAGCACCAACATTGCCGGCCTCGCTGCCGTCTAC ACTCCCCAGTCCGTCCTTACCTTTGAGTCTCAGAAGTTTGAGGGTGCCAACGCTATTCTGGAGAAGCTCACG AGCCTCCCCTTCAAGATGAGCGGCCACCAGCTCTCCACCCTCGATGCCCAGCTCGCCGATAACGACCTCCTGATTCTGGTAACAGGAAAGCTCAAG GtcgacgaggacgagaaCCTGATAAACTTTGTCCAGAACTTCAAGGTCAGCGTCAGCCAGGGCCCCGGTGGCGAGATTACTGGCTTCCTCGTCAAGAacgacatcttcaagctgGTTTACTAA
- a CDS encoding uncharacterized protein (EggNog:ENOG41) — MYGVVVFGNTAISQPLEETVAWKLIDDKLGIPQKDRVDYGAKWDKVVKDMSWQYAHAVDVLYPERQDPASPPTLAVGEFAGTYYDPGYGNITLRKEPHPDKPGESILVADRPETTWNYSMHFNHVTGDYWIVYLPASIWSGVRFEEFVAAEFKLGADGKASGVEITWENRMDAMYEGKVLFRRVA, encoded by the exons ATGTATGGAGTGGTGGTTTTTGGAAATACGGCAATAAGCCAACCTTTGGAAGAAACCGTTGCGTGGAAGCTCATTGATGATAAGCTTGGGATTCCCCAGAAGGATCGCGTGGATTACGGTGCCAA ATGGGACAAGGTGGTAAAGGACATGTCTTGGCAATACGCACATGCCGTGGACGTTCTTTATCCCGAGAGACAAGATCCCGCATCGCCCCCTACATTGGCTGTGGGCGAGTTTGCGGGCACATACTACGATCCAGGATACGGCAACATTACTCTTCGCAAAGAGCCTCACCCAGATAAGCCGGGCGAGAGCATCTTGGTTGCCGATCGTCCAGAGACAACATGGAACTATTCGATGCACTTCAATCATGTCACGGGCGACTACTGGATAGTGTATCTACCTGCGTCGATATGGTCTGGTGTCAGATTCGAAGAATTTGTAGCAGCAGAATTCAAGCTGGGAGCGGATGGAAAAGCATCCGGCGTTGAGATTACGTGGGAGAATCGGATGGATGCCATGTACGAAGGCAAGGTGTTGTTCAGACGAGTTGCGTAG
- a CDS encoding uncharacterized protein (EggNog:ENOG41~MEROPS:MER0026262~SECRETED:SignalP(1-22)) — protein MGRPWRIIPTLCLAASVVSVRGQGNAANAQNEQKPIASQEHAASGNPLTSEFAEFVLERLDEWKVPGVAVAVIDGDEVYAEGYGYATLPDVPATPETLWYGASTTKAQVAAVLSALIHSGNYSALSQGWETPISSIIRDDFVLQDEWATNHITLNDAVSHRTGMARHDRSWHWAVDGRMQTPRDIVRNMRNLPLTYEPRVKPLYCNTMYVVLSHVIETITGKWLGNVLKEKLWGPLGMNSTKFDLQDARDGPEHLASGYYWDLDKEEYTGCLICL, from the exons ATGGGTCGACCGTGGCGCATCATCCCGACCCTCTGCCTCGCTGCGAGCGTCGTATCAGTGAGGGGTCAAGGAAATGCGGCAAACGCCCAGAATGAGCAGAAGCCAATTGCATCTCAAGAACACGCTGCGAGTGGAAATCCGCTGACGTCTGAGTTTGCGGAGTTTGTGCTTGAGAGATTGGATGAGTGGAAGGTTCCTGGCGTTGCGGTGGCTGTGATTGACGGGGATGAAGTCTACGCCGAG GGCTATGGATATGCCACGCTGCCAGATGTCCCGGCTACTCCAGAGACTCTGTGGTACGGCGCCTCGACAACCAAGGCGCAGGTGGCTGCAGTCCTATCCGCTCTGATTCATTCCGGCAACTATTCAGCGTTGTCGCAAGGCTGGGAAACGCCTATTTCGTCCATTATCCGCGACGATTTCGTCCTACAAGACGAGTGGGCGACGAATCACATCACCTTGAACGATGCTGTCAGCCACCGAACAGGCATGGCTCGTCACGATCGTTCCTGGCACTGGGCTGTTGATGGAAGGATGCAAACTCCGCGGGATATCGTCCGGAATATGAGAAACCTGCCACTTACTTATGAACCGCGCGTAAAGCCTTTATACTGCAACACCATGTACGTGGTCCTCTCGCATGTCATCGAGACGATTACGGGTAAATGGCTCGGAAACGTGCTCAAGGAGAAGCTATGGGGGCCGCTGGGCATGAACTCGACCAAGTTTGACTTGCAGGATGCTCGAGATGGCCCTGAGCATTTGGCCTCTGGATACTACTGGGATCTGGACAAAGAGGAGTATACGGGGTGCCTCATATGCCTGTGA